Proteins found in one Candidatus Paceibacterota bacterium genomic segment:
- a CDS encoding co-chaperone GroES translates to RVEAEEKTAGGILLPDTAKEKPRQGKVLSLGDGKLLDSGKRAAFQVKEGDRVLFSSYAGNEVQVDGEEYLIMSEDDILAVID, encoded by the coding sequence AGCGCGTCGAAGCCGAAGAGAAGACCGCCGGCGGCATCTTGCTGCCCGACACCGCCAAGGAAAAGCCGCGTCAGGGCAAGGTTCTGAGCCTCGGCGACGGCAAGCTGCTCGACAGCGGCAAGCGCGCCGCCTTCCAGGTCAAGGAAGGGGACCGCGTCCTCTTCTCGTCCTACGCGGGCAACGAGGTCCAGGTCGACGGCGAAGAATATCTGATCATGTCCGAGGATGACAT